Below is a genomic region from Leishmania mexicana MHOM/GT/2001/U1103 complete genome, chromosome 20.
GTACGACGACGGAGTCGATCACAGGCAAGTAGATATCAACGAGGCTCGAAAATAGCCTTTCGTAGACCTGCACCGCACCGAGAAAGCGATGATGCGAAAAGTAGAGGGCTAGAGTGATGCGGGCGCACAGGTAAAGCCAGCGCATCGCGATAAAGGAGGATAGAAACAGCACATCAGCCACCTCCAGAAGCCATGCAAAGATGAGCGTCAGCGTCACATTTGTCACCTGCCGCACATCGGGGTCTGGCGAGTGgcagagctgcgcgccgtAGACGACCGGCTGCACAAAGGAGAGGTACACGAGGTAGCCCCGCAGAAGAAACTCTAGCATTGTGTATATCCATGTACAGGGTGCTGCGATGAGTGTGGGGAGTTGTTGTGGTGGAAGTAGTAGTACGGAGAACGAGGCTTCTTGTGGATCATACGTGTGCTTGATACAAACACGATAGCATGACAGGAAGTTTTTGTGGGTAGTTACGCAGGCGCGAGGTAGCAACTGAGGCCGAtagggggcgggggaggaaagggggtacggagaggggagggtCAGGGTTAGGGGGCGAGCGGTGAAGGCAGGAGGTGGTGAGAGTAAACGGCAGGACAGGCCGTCTCTTCTTGGCTTGTCGCAGCACAGAAAGATCCCCTATCCTCCAGAAGAGGCGTTGTCATCGTAGCTGGTCATGGGATGTGCAGTTTTTGCGCCTTTCAGCGATGCTGTGGTCAAAGTAACATACGCCCAGGCCGGACACAGGCGGGAAAGGAGTCTGAAGACCACCGGGGTCTGTGTGCTGTCTCGCCCTCCTTGTTTCCCCACTGGGGCATTCATGGTGTTTCATTGCCCTTACAGGAGGTGTGCAAGGTCGActagggggaggggggacggcgacgagagGTGAAGGAGGCGACAGTGACGCTTGTGGGtagaaaaacaacaacacagaACAGCCGAACGAATCAACAAACAGCACCAAGAAATATGCCGCAGGACTAGACGTGGGAGGGTGAACTACCAACaccctgcagcgccgtgcgAGCGCGAATgaaaaaaaggaggggggggcagtgcAGCACCGAGGATGTGAGGAGAAAGACTGAGAGAGTCGACACGTGCACCGtcgaagcacacacacacaggcatatatatatatatatatgtatcCCTCTCTGCTTTTCTCCTCCACACGACTGTAAGCTGAGTATCGCACCtttgctcctcctctgctcccCGCGCGACCACATCACTCCACCACAGCGAAGGCGAGAGCGATACACAGGGAAACTTCCCCAACCAGTAAAGCAGAGGCCCAAAAGACGATACTGGTTGATAGAAGTGGGatggggtggtggggtgtgATGAGAAACGCCGCTAATGAATGCCCCTCTCGGCTATATCCGGTACCAATCGCACAGCGGCCGAGCGCGCGCAGGACGCCGTCAACAACAACTTATACGGACATActcggagagagagaaagcagtAGCAACAAACACATCTACACAAAAGCCCACGGGGCTGATCCGCGGCAGTGCACCAACAGCACTCCGCACACTGCCCAGACGACTTCGTGCTACTGTCCCACCGCCAGCTTCTTGAGGTGCTGCATGAACACCTGCAAGGATGCGTCGTCCGTGTACACGAGCTCGCCTTCGTGCGAGCCGTATGCCCCACCATCGGTGGATGCGTAGGAGCGGCTGGGGTTGATGCGGTTGTACAAGATACGCGCATCAGGGTCGTCTTGAGACACGTCGATCAGGCGCGGAGTGGGGTAGCGGGAGCCGACGAGCACATGCGCATCGGCCAGCGGTACCTCCAGAAACTTCTTGAAGTACGCGTAGTCCTCGTGCTCTGCATAGCCTGCCTTCTTCCACGCAGCGATGCTGGCGCCGTAGTGGATGAGCACCTCGAAAAAGGtgtccagcagcagaacGTTGTCGGGTTGGATGGCTGTGCTGTCAAGTGGCAccggctgcggtgccgcgtcCATGTGGTAGCTGTACAAGGTCGGCTGGATCTGCACAATGGAGTCCTCTACGTTAGACttgagcagctggaggcgcaggaaCGCCGTCTCGTCGGGACTTGAGTTGAAGATTTGCAGGTAGCcggagcggcgcaggtggtACATGAAGGCGGGGAAGTACACGAACTCGTTCGGCAGGCGCAGCGAGTCAGGTTTGTCTTTGGTGTACTCGCCAAAGCGGGAGACGAGACGCACCACCGTGCGGTCCAGCCAACGCAGCACGTCAAAGAGCGGCATGCTATCTGTTTTGTGCACCGCTTCGCGAGCCAGCAACACAGCAGCGGTCTCCTGATCGAAGGCGGCGACAAGGTCTTGGATGGGCGGGTTCTGCGCCTGTCGCAATGTCAGTGTCgtgacgcgcgtgtgcgtctcctGCCCCATCTCGTACCTCGTCACAATTTGGGTGTAACGCAGCGGATTCTTGGCCGCCTCGCTGGATTGCGTGCTGACCGTGTCGTAGTAGATGGCGAAGGTGGTGGTTGAGTCAAGTTGGCATGTCGTCCACTGACAGGTGCCGCCGAGCCCGATCTCGTACTCCGCCACGGACGCGGACATCTTGCCAGTGCCGACGCAGGGGCCAATGACGCCCTGCACCTTCCACGTTGGCGACGTGATGACGTCTATTGTCGCGTTCAGCCCTAGCTTGAGTGTTCCGTCCTCACGGCGTGCAAAGAACTGGTGTAGGGAAAGGCGAAACGGCTCCTCCAGCCACGACTCCGCATTCAGCACAACACCGCCGGAGGATTGCACGCACGTCTTCATCTCAGCCAGGCCAAATTGATCCAGGGAGGCGACGAAGCAGTTGAGAGAGTGACCCTGCGCGACAATGCGGTGCATCAGCTTTTCGTAGAATGCGCATGAGGTGCTCCAGTACGTGGCGGCCGCTGTCTCGTCGCGGATGTCGGCGTGCACTCGGATCATCTTTTCGCGACTCACGTCCACCACAATGCCCGGGCCCGACGTACACACGCCGGACATGAAGGTGAGGATGCAGGAGCCCGTGTTCGGCGATACAATCTGCAGCAAACTAGCCGCAACTGAGAGCGCAGCCCCGGTGCACCGCAGTGGTCGATGGCCCTTCATGACGGGCCACAGGTCGCGAGACATGGAGGAAATGAGGTGCGCCACATAGGCTGCACAGTTGCGCAGTGGTGCCACGAATCGGTTGGGGTTGGGCAAGATCAGCTTTAGCCGCTCTACCGTCATCTCCTgcgtgccgcgcagcaccatgGCACGCGGGTACGCGGCAGGACCAGCGATGTCGTGCACACTGACGGTCGTGCCGTAGGTGACAATCGCTACGTTTGCGTACTCTGGGATCATCTGCAGGGACTGTAACAAGAAGTCGCGCAGACCGTGCAGTTCCTCGTCCGTATCGAGGCACGTGTCAACGACCAGCACGAACGTCGGCGGGCTGCGGCTAGGCATATGCGCCACAAATTCTACTGTCGTCGAGGACGGCTGCATCTCTGTCGGCAGGTTATATTCATTTGCTTGCTGATGCTGGGGCGGCAGCATGTTCTTGGTGTGGCACAGTGGACATCCCCACATGCGGCTGCGCGGGTCGAGAGTGGCGTACGGGTTCAGCACTCCCCCGCACACAGTGCACTGCGTCGGTGCGTAGTTGAGCTGGGTACAAGGGCTGCCGAGGGGGGAGTACAGACAGCCCAACGGGGCCACCATGCGCGCGCCGTCAATGCGGTTCATTGAGTAAAGCGACCACGACCAGCGTGTCGTCGCCTCGGCAGGTCTCTCTTCAACTGTACCCATGGCGGGTTGGTCAAAAGCGAGGGTCTGAGCTTGTGGTCGCTGCTGGCTGTATGCTTCTTGGGATGCGCGTTGCTCGCCGCCATTGGAATACTGATGGTACCGCTGCTCCTGGGCCGGCGCCGCTTGTTGCTGTTGATGCTCATACGTGTATGCTTGCTGAGCGCCATACTGTTGGTATGTCTCGTTTTGGGCACCATAGCCGCCGTAGCCGTTTGCTggagcaccagcaccgtACGCACCGGTATTGGCCCCATATGCCTGGGGCTGCTGTTGGCCGTACTGGGCCGCGTAGTTTCCGTAGACGTACTCGCCACTCATGACTTCGTTTTGTTTCGCCGGCCGCTGCTTCAGCTGGTAGCTACTACAACCTCTCTTATCTGCTTTTTCTCCCCTGACTTCCCCTCCGTTTCTGTCCTACGATGAATGGCTGCTGACGGTAGGACAAGGgcagacacccacacacatacacaaagACAGGCAACCGAAGTTGCGGTGTTTCGTTTTTAGTGGCCTCTCTCCGTCGCCTTTCCAGCTCACTTCGTGTCGTCGACCCTCGACACGCACAACTGCGTGCCTGCCTGCGGGTGACGGTGGAGTGGGAGACGATGAAGATCAGCCAGTGACAACGCAAGCCGCTACAGCGAGAATAACGATGGGAAAGTAAAGGACGTCGATTTGAACCGCTCAGAGAGTGGAGCGACGTGAAGAAAGCCGGAAGAAAAATGCACCGCTTTCAAACAGAGAATCGGGTCCCGTTCAACACACCCACGCGGGCACCCGCAAAGATGTCGCCagcgaagagaagagaaCGGCCCAGCTgtggggtgggtgtgtgtgggggaaggggcgaaAGGGTCTTCGTAGACTCAATGCGATACCGAATGAATACGGAGGAGACCTCCACTAGCTAatcgggggagggggggaggccacgagaaaacaaaacaaaaataAGCGGAAGTGCAAGTGAGAGATGCGGTCCCACCACGTTGCCTCTTAAACTAGAGCAACAAAGACGCGCGGAAGGGCGAGAGTGGAGTACTGAAGATTCCACTGTGTATGCTTGTGTGCAGGTTTGGATGTGCGTTGCCTATCACGTAGCAATCTGCACCGCTTCCTTCTATTGCATTCTCCAAGTGTGTATAAGTGATGCGTTATTGGTGGATGatgcgaggaggggggaaggtggAGGCAGAGAGCGTGGAAGCCAATAGCGAAGAAAGACCTGATAGCATGTTCGCGTGTACCGCGGgtgtggggaaggggaagggagggggccgtCGAGTCCCAAGGGGGACACGCAATATCCTGTGTGCGTGACAGCGGCAGGGTGAGGCCGATGTACACCGAGGTTCCCCATATGCACATAATACACACAGACCCAGAATGTCATCTGTTGAGAGCCTTTGCTTATTAAGCAAGAGAAACGGAGAAGAGCGCGGCGCGACGTCGTTTCCCGGTGCTCACACGGGGCCAACACGCCGGTCGTCACGAACagacgaacacacacacaaacccaAAAAGCGTACTGAGTGACCCCCCAATCGATGTATCAGGAGAAGAAGGAGCCAAGCacatcatcgtcgtcatTGGCCTCTCCCGACGGGCCACCACCGTGGCCGCCTTCCTCCTTTACTGTATAGCTGCTACTTGCCCCGCCGTGAGTCGGCACATGAGGCGAGGTGCTGTGCGCCATCTTCACtacaccaccgccggcgcttgaggtggtggtgcgacCCTCAAGTTCGGCACGctctgcttcgcaccacgctAGTAATGCCGCGTTTCTCTCAAAGCGACCCTCCACGGCTTTCCTCAAGGCGATGAGGCATCGCCTTGCCGCATCGTCCACAACGGCACTGCTAGCGCCCGCACCCCCGcctgccagcggcgctgcggtgtcTTGGCCACTCGCAACCCCGCTGCCAGTGTGCCCCTCTTCTGCTTTGATGCTCCTGTTCTGCACCCACTGCTCCTTTGCATGCTGGtagcgctggaggaggttgGCAACCTGCACCAAGGCAGAGGGGACGGTAGTGCGGTGACCGGTGTTCTCTTGCCCATCCTGAACGGTGCACTGCAGCTTTGTCAGCCAGGCCGCCGGGAACAGGTTCAGCATACCCCACCACTCCGATGCTTTCTGCAAGGCGATCAGGAAAGCCGTGTGATCGCTTgctctctgccgcagcgtgtCCTTCACCGCGCTTGGCAGGGTGAGACTCACGGCCTTTAGGATGGAGCGCTTTGCGTTCTCTGAGACACCGCGGGTAGCGCAACTCAGCAGCAGTTCGTGAATCACATACACCAGTGAGGCCCGCTGCGCGTCACTTGTATTTCTGTGCTTCATCTTCTCCGCTACGTAGTTCAGAATGGCTTCCGcctcggcgccgtgcagggCACACCAcgtggcgacgccgacgatgGCGCCGGTGGAGGGACCGACGAGGTCGATGCGGCGGGCAATCTGCTCGCGATTCATCTTTTCGGTGTGTTGCAATGCAACGCTGCTTTGCCCGCCTCGACTGCTTCACAGTTGGGTGGAGGAGCCAGATGGCGAACGGTGGCAGCATGGAACATGGAGGACAGATGAGGCACTCCCGTTGAAGAACGTGCCCGTGTTGGGCcaagaaagagggagagacgcgtTGCAAGAGGAAGGCGGGGCAAATcagacggagggagagagtaCAGACTTGACGCACAGCAGAGAATGCGGGGCACGCCCTGGAGCCTGCGTCTGTAGCGCATGAAGAGCCGTTTCGGAGAACGAGGTGAGACGCTAATCGTGCAAGGCGCCAGTGACACATACCGACACTTCATCTCGTGGTCTCCACCAAACTTGTGTGCCTCGAAGTCATTGCTACTGTTTCACTTGCTCCACGCGGCACGGGCTCCGCGCTAGCCGTAAGAGTGAGCATTGTGAGCACGTcatgcacgtgtgcactCGCTTCACCGAAATGCAAGCGTCCGTGCGTTTCCTCTTCGCAGCCGCTTCAGAAGTCGTTCAAAGCGTAGCGGGCGCGCGTGGTGAATTGGCTACTGTTCTCGGTGGAAAAGGCCCAGCGAGGGTCCTCCTTGCGGAGCCACGCAATCATGTACGCCACCTGCACCTCGCTCGGGATGTCGAATTCCATGTCCATACGATGCTGCCGAATCTCGCCCGTCTGTGTGGGGCGTCCGGCCGCCGCGAGTCCCATGTCGTTCGCAGCGCGTAGCGAGAGGCGCATGTCCATTACGACATCCCCGGTGCCTGGGCACTTCTGCACGGTATAGAACTTGCGCCCGTGCGACTCGAGCACAAGCCACTCATGTTTCTGACGGAACAGCTTCGCCATCGCGTTGGAATCGCATGGGGCGTAGAAGGTGTACACGTGTCGAAGGACATCGTGGGCATTCAGCACCACGTCGCGGTGGATCATGATCTTCCCCTCCTTCGCAAGGCAGTCGCTGGTGAAGTCGAGGGCTAAACCGATGCCAGCGCAGGCGGCGATGATCAAGGTGTGATTTGCCAGAGACGTTCGGGcaggggcggcggccatgGAGAGCGCCGTGCCCAGCACTGCCCCACCGCTCAGCCCTTGACCCATTGCTGTACGCGAGTGCGTCCTCGCTTGCCCAAAGGGGTCTGAAAGCAATGAAGGAGGAAAGGCAGAAGCACGCCCGTCCCACCACAGAATGCAAaacaaaagagagagagcacaacgatacaaggaggaggaggtaaaAGGGGTAGCAGCGGTGCAGTGAAGGATGGTGAAGCTCTCGTGGCATGCgtgaacgaggaggaggaggaggggggacgggCTAAGAGAAGCGTGAGGCAGAACTACCGGGTGCTGGAGCCAAACTGTTCGCGCAGCCAGTGTCTCTCAAAGTTGCTCTCTAAAATGAGAAAGCAGAGCCGAGTAAAAAAATTGCTGACAATGGGCTTTGTCCGTCTGCCCCTTCTTGACGCgacaaaaacaaaagaaaaaaatcaGTGCACAAGATGTAGTTTTTCCCCACAGGGTGAGATCACAATGACACAACTGCATGGAGAAAGGTACAAgtgtttccttttctttAACTAGTCCATTCGGCCGAGGAGCATGAgctccgctgcaccccgaCTCAAGCGCCCCACAGCAGTGTGGGCCGTGTGAAGGTGCTGAGTGAGATACGCTCCCGACACGCGGACATTTTTCCCACCATACAGATGGCAGAAACATGCTCGCTATCCCCAGTCGCTCGGACGCAAGACTGACCCAGATCTGaccgccgacaccagcagcaatAACATTGCTCTCAACTCCCCACATCGTACGTGCCGCAACCTTCCACAACCAGGGATGATTCTGTGTTGGCAGACATAGGGGATGGGATGCATTAGGCTGACACTTCGCTACGCTTTCGGGTCTCGTTCATTCGTCAAACGGACTTCTCGGCCAGGCCCAGACCTTGCCCTCCGCACCGACGCCTGCACGACTCGAGGGTGCTCtcgtgacgctgccggcATCTGTGCCACATCAGCCCACCTGGGcggatggaggaggtgccgcacAGTGCCCACACCAGCGGGCCTCGGGGCTCGTTGCAGGACGGCGGCGTGTCCGCGTGGCTtgcccgcatgcgccgcgacagGCGGGACGCCGCCGTGAGTCTGTGGCGGCAGGGGCATTCCACCCCCTCCTGAGTCCGCACGCCTCTGACAGGCGTGGCCGTGCCAAGCGAAAGGGGCCCGCGCAGAGACGTGTGCCAGCGCGCGAAGGGCTCATAGCGTGCCATCCGGAAGAGAGGCATAGGGGTGCAGCGATGGACAGCCAACGGCGGAGCCACATGCGGCGCGAGGgagatgcgcgtgcgcaggtCACTGCGTGCAGGAGCATGGCGTGAGAGGAAGTGTGCTCTGAGCCTCGAGCTGTCGGCAAGTCGCGCGTAGCACACCGGGCGCAACGCCGGGTCGGACGCTCTCATAGCAAAcagcgggtgggggtggggtgtggagGGCGGAGGTGCAACAGTTCTAGCGGCGTAGCGGGCAGCACGCTGCGCGCcatgtcgccaccgccggccgCCTGCCACTGCAGGGATACCAGGTGCGGAGAGGTGCCTCTGCGGGACGGGGCGAGGGTCGTCTCCTGTCGTCGTGGCGTCTGAGACCGGCGACCAGGTCCGTGCTGCATGCAGTTGGCGGCGGCTCCTCTGGCAGTGCCCATTCTGCCCGCCTGTCAGATCCGCCCTTGCGGTCCACCCCGCAAGGACGGAAGACAGACTGAGGCGAGATCACTCGTGACGTGGGTGCACAAAGAGAACAAAGAACAAACGAATAAAATGAGATTACCATCACTGCGAGCACATCATCAGATGCACATCCATAACGACGATAAGCTTAGCTCCCCGTAGAGATGAAGACCACAcctgaaaagaaaaaggaaacatAAAAAATAGCGCGCAGGaatgccgcacacacaatgAAAAGATGAACGCATACCTCCGAATTGTATACATTTACGTGCGCATGTGAAAGCTGCGATTTCAACGACACAGCACCACAATTAAAAAGAAACGGGGAGGAAGAGCATCACAATGTGCATCGACGGGAGTATGGCGTGTGGGCATGACAGAACCCCACACGCCCTCCCGTACCCACAACATATGCGAACAGCAGAGCATATACAGAGGCTTGGTGAACACGCTCGTCCGTCTTACGTGACGTTCTCCTTTGTGTTTTGCTCCTTTGTTCCTCGCCGactccccacacacatatatatatctgtATATAAACTAAACGAAAGAAAACCATTTTCATGTttctgtttttctttgttgttgcttcATACATACctacatacatatacacatgTGTGCGTAcggtgcacacacatgctTGGCAGCCTTTGGTAGCACACTGTCTGCGCACATGAGATGCACgcacgtatgtgtgtgcgtgtgtgtgtgcgtgtgcatatTTGTAAGAAGAGAGAGATTTGTACATGATACAAATTTATTTTATCCATTTTTTTCGTGTCGTACATCTACTGCAGAGGGacgcgcagagagggaaGTAATAATAAACCATAATTAAAAAAATAGCCCACAGGTAAGAGCGATGGCGTCAACGACTTTacagcgacacacgcacaagcgc
It encodes:
- a CDS encoding protein transport protein Sec23-like protein, coding for MSGEYVYGNYAAQYGQQQPQAYGANTGAYGAGAPANGYGGYGAQNETYQQYGAQQAYTYEHQQQQAAPAQEQRYHQYSNGGEQRASQEAYSQQRPQAQTLAFDQPAMGTVEERPAEATTRWSWSLYSMNRIDGARMVAPLGCLYSPLGSPCTQLNYAPTQCTVCGGVLNPYATLDPRSRMWGCPLCHTKNMLPPQHQQANEYNLPTEMQPSSTTVEFVAHMPSRSPPTFVLVVDTCLDTDEELHGLRDFLLQSLQMIPEYANVAIVTYGTTVSVHDIAGPAAYPRAMVLRGTQEMTVERLKLILPNPNRFVAPLRNCAAYVAHLISSMSRDLWPVMKGHRPLRCTGAALSVAASLLQIVSPNTGSCILTFMSGVCTSGPGIVVDVSREKMIRVHADIRDETAAATYWSTSCAFYEKLMHRIVAQGHSLNCFVASLDQFGLAEMKTCVQSSGGVVLNAESWLEEPFRLSLHQFFARREDGTLKLGLNATIDVITSPTWKVQGVIGPCVGTGKMSASVAEYEIGLGGTCQWTTCQLDSTTTFAIYYDTVSTQSSEAAKNPLRYTQIVTRYEMGQETHTRVTTLTLRQAQNPPIQDLVAAFDQETAAVLLAREAVHKTDSMPLFDVLRWLDRTVVRLVSRFGEYTKDKPDSLRLPNEFVYFPAFMYHLRRSGYLQIFNSSPDETAFLRLQLLKSNVEDSIVQIQPTLYSYHMDAAPQPVPLDSTAIQPDNVLLLDTFFEVLIHYGASIAAWKKAGYAEHEDYAYFKKFLEVPLADAHVLVGSRYPTPRLIDVSQDDPDARILYNRINPSRSYASTDGGAYGSHEGELVYTDDASLQVFMQHLKKLAVGQ